A DNA window from Candidatus Stygibacter australis contains the following coding sequences:
- a CDS encoding PLP-dependent aminotransferase family protein, whose translation MIKNLESMLSANILGMKRSAIRELLKLTQRSEVISFAGGLPSPDTFPIEQLKEITLEVLNEDGASALQYGATEGDPALRAELVKLYKKQNFDIDISNLVITTASQQGLDLLAKVFIDRGDIVICGLPSYLGGLSAFSSYGAEMIGIKFDEHGMRSDILRKVVEDLAAENKKPKFVYIIPDFQNPAGVTMPDFRRKEIIEIAHEFDLLIVEDSPYKELRFEGEHQTSLYVLDGIGQVITMGTFSKIFVPGFRIGWIIAHKDIVDKFVVGKQATDLCTSPFVQKISARYLSKGYFEKNLIKTTAMYKDKKALMMRCFDEEMPEGVTWTKPEGGLFLFMYLPEGMDAGKLFQRAIKNNVAFVTGDVFHCDDSGKNTLRINFSYSSKEQICEGVKRLAKAIREEMEEM comes from the coding sequence ATGATCAAGAATCTTGAATCCATGCTATCTGCAAACATTCTGGGTATGAAAAGGTCTGCTATCAGAGAACTTCTTAAACTTACTCAGCGATCAGAGGTGATTTCTTTTGCTGGTGGATTACCTTCTCCAGACACTTTTCCCATCGAGCAATTGAAAGAAATCACTTTGGAAGTTCTGAATGAAGATGGCGCAAGTGCTCTGCAATATGGTGCTACTGAAGGTGATCCTGCTTTAAGGGCAGAATTAGTAAAACTCTATAAGAAACAGAATTTTGACATTGATATCAGTAATCTTGTGATTACTACAGCCAGTCAGCAGGGACTTGATCTATTAGCAAAGGTTTTTATCGATCGTGGTGATATAGTCATTTGCGGATTACCATCATATCTCGGTGGATTGAGTGCCTTTAGCTCTTATGGTGCAGAAATGATAGGAATTAAATTTGATGAGCACGGTATGCGTTCAGATATCTTACGAAAAGTTGTGGAAGATCTTGCTGCTGAGAATAAGAAACCAAAATTTGTTTATATCATCCCTGATTTTCAAAATCCAGCGGGTGTAACCATGCCAGATTTTAGAAGAAAAGAGATCATCGAGATTGCTCATGAATTTGACCTTCTTATAGTTGAAGACAGCCCCTATAAAGAACTTCGATTTGAGGGAGAACATCAGACTTCACTCTATGTTCTTGATGGTATTGGTCAGGTAATAACGATGGGTACATTCTCAAAAATATTTGTTCCGGGATTTCGTATTGGCTGGATAATTGCTCACAAAGACATTGTGGATAAATTTGTTGTTGGCAAGCAGGCAACAGATTTATGTACTTCACCATTTGTCCAAAAGATTTCTGCCAGATATTTATCAAAAGGCTACTTTGAGAAGAATCTAATAAAGACTACAGCAATGTATAAAGACAAAAAAGCCCTTATGATGAGGTGTTTTGATGAGGAAATGCCAGAAGGAGTTACCTGGACTAAACCTGAAGGTGGATTATTCCTTTTTATGTATCTCCCAGAAGGTATGGACGCTGGAAAGCTATTTCAACGGGCTATAAAAAATAACGTAGCATTTGTTACTGGAGATGTATTCCATTGCGATGATTCTGGAAAAAATACTTTAAGAATAAATTTCTCCTACTCTTCTAAGGAACAGATTTGTGAAGGCGTAAAACGTCTGGCAAAAGCTATCCGGGAAGAAATGGAAGAGATGTAA